The DNA region CCGGGCCGGGTGCGCAACAAGGCGGGGGAGCCCTACCGGGTGTTCACCCCGTTCTCGCGGGCCTGGCGCGACGTCCCGGTGGAGCCGCCGCAGCAGGCGCCCGACGTCGCCTGGGCCGGGTCCGACCTCGACGACGCGGACGCGCGTGCCCGCCTGGCTGCAGCTGCCGATGGGGACGGGCCCGACCTGCCTGCGGTGGGCGAGGACGCCGCAGTCGAGCGCTGGCGCGCGTTCGTCGCCGACGACCTGGCCGACTACGCGCAGGCCCGCGACCTGCCCGCGGCCGACCGCACGTCCCGGATGTCGCCCTATCTCCGGTTCGGGGTGGTCCATCCCCGGCAGCTGCTGCACCAGGTGCGCAGCCACCGTGGTGAGGGGCGGCACAGCTATGAGACCGAGCTCGCGTGGCGGGAGTTCTACGCCGACGTGCTGCTGCACCACCCGGACTCCGCCTGGCGCGACCTGCGACCGCTCGACCTCGACTACGACGAGCCCGGCGACCCGGTGGAGGCCTGGCGCCGCGGCGAGACCGGCTTCCCGATCGTCGACGCCGGGATGCGCCAGCTGGCCCATCAGGGGTGGATGCACAACCGGGTGCGGATGATCACCGCCAGCTTCCTGACCAAGGACCTGCACGTGTGGTGGCCGGTCGGTGCCCGGCACTTCCTCGACCACCTGACCGACGGCGACCTCGCCTCCAACAACCACGGCTGGCAGTGGGTCGCCGGGACCG from Nocardioides sambongensis includes:
- a CDS encoding cryptochrome/photolyase family protein; translation: MSSTVLWFRRDLRLRDHPALHAAADAADRVVGLFVLDPALWEGAGPARRAWLAACLEALDESMGGRLVLRYGDPAREVPAVAGAVGAAEVHVSGECTPYGMRRDRRVAEALGEVSLVPTGTPYAVDPGRVRNKAGEPYRVFTPFSRAWRDVPVEPPQQAPDVAWAGSDLDDADARARLAAAADGDGPDLPAVGEDAAVERWRAFVADDLADYAQARDLPAADRTSRMSPYLRFGVVHPRQLLHQVRSHRGEGRHSYETELAWREFYADVLLHHPDSAWRDLRPLDLDYDEPGDPVEAWRRGETGFPIVDAGMRQLAHQGWMHNRVRMITASFLTKDLHVWWPVGARHFLDHLTDGDLASNNHGWQWVAGTGTDAAPYFRVFNPVTQGIRFDPSGDYVRRWVPELEHLAGAAAHEPWKHAEGYDHGYPEPIVDHADERREALARYDRARA